The Amycolatopsis sp. DG1A-15b genome contains the following window.
CCCGGCGCCACCACCCTCGCCCCGCAACGGCACGACACCACCGAAACCGCGATCGCGATCATCAGCGGCCACGTCGCCGTCCTCTCCGGCAACGCCATGCAGGCATTCCACCCGCAGGCAGGAGACATGATCTACATCCCCGCGACCCTGCCGTACGCGGTGGTAAACCTCAGCAACAACGCCTCCGTCCTCGCCCAGGTCTTCCGCACCGACCCCGGCTTCGACACCGACGTCCACCGCATGCCCGAACTCGACCACGCTGTCCGCGACCAGATCCCCGACCTGCGCCACGCCCACCACAAGGCGCTGCTGACCCGGCGCAGCGGCCGCGCCCGCCGAACCTGAATTCCTCTCGCACCTTTCGTTCAGCACCACGCCACCCGCCGACCATGCCTGTTCGGCGCCTCCCCGTCACCTGGCGTGCCACACCAACCGGCTCGATCAGGAAGACATCATGCAAACCTGGATCACCGACACCGCCCGCGACCTACTCGACCACCCGGCGCCCGGCGGGCCGCTCACGCTCGACGAAATCGCCGCCTGCGCCGGCATCACGACCCGTCAGCTGTGGGTCTACTACAACTCGGTCGAGGCCATCGTCGCCGACATCCCCGCACGCCCGAGCCACGTTGGGCGGTGCTGACGATGCGCTGGAAGAACCTCCACCTGCGCGGCATCGGCGCCGCACTCGGCGAGATCGTCGCCGTCGGCGATCTCGAGTCAGCCCGAACCTTGTGCGGCGCCACCAGCCAGCGCGCCGTGTCGATCGCGCGCGACAGCACCGGCATGGATCTGGCCGTCCGCGCCGGACGCAACGCCCTCGCCAGCATGGCCATGACCACCACCGGTCCACTCCCGGTGCCCGACCTGCACTTCCACGCCGCGATCTGGCGCGGCAGCCGCGGCATCGACTTCTGGTCCCGCGCCGCCTACGTCCGCTCCCGCCTCGGCCTGCCCGCCGGCCGCGGGATCGCCAGCGAGCTCAATGCCATGAGCAACAGCCTCGTCGGCGGCATCGACATCTCCGCCCGCGTCCTCGCCGGCAGCCCCGACCTCGACACCGTCCTGCTCACCGGCGGCGAAACCTTCGGCCCACCCGCCTTCGACCACCTCACCGCCGACCACGGCATCGCCTACGGCGACGGCGGCTCCGCTCTCATCCTCGGCCGCCGGCCCGGCCTCGCCCGCATCCTCGCCACCAGCTCCTACACCGACCCCACCCTCGAACAACTCCACCGCGGCAACCACCGCTTCGCACCCGCCGGCACCACCGAACCCGGTATCGAGCGCATCCGCGAACGCAAACGCCAATACACCGACCTCGTCGGCGCCGCCTCGGTCACCCGCCGCAACCACGACGGCATCCGCGCCGTCATCGACGAAGCGCTCAACGACGCCGAACTCGACCTCGACCAGCTGCGCTGGGTGCTCCTGCCGCACTACGGACGACACCTGCTCAACACCCACTGCCTCCAACCGCTCGGCATCACCGACGACCGCACCCTCTGCCACGCCGGCGACCAATGGGGCCACATCGGCCCCAACGACCAGATCGTCGGCCTCGCACACCTGATCACGCGCGGTGCGGTGGTCCCCGGAGAGCACGTCGCGTTGCTCGGCATCGGTATTGGCATGACCTGGACCGCAGCGATCCTTCGCATCGACGCGGTGCCGCCGAGCCTAGGTGTCCTCGCCCCGCCCTTGCGTTGGCCTTGGCGCGCGCCGGCCGACGCGAAGCGTTGACCAGCGCCTGGCCCGTCACGCCGAGCTCCCGAGGACTCCCATGCCAGGCAACTACCTGCCGTCGCGCCTCGACCAGGCAATCTTCGTCGCGCCGTTCATCGTCATCGACGCCGACAACCACGCGCACACGATCACCCAACACCTCGACGACGCCGCCACCATCCTCAACACCGACGCCGCGGCCCGAGCCATCGTCGGCACGCTCCGCCAGCCCCTTCTTGCCATCGACATCGACCCCGAAGACACCGGCGTCGGCGCCGACGCAGGCGAGGTCGTCGCCGAACAGCTCCTTCTTTGGGCCGATCGCTACGGCTTGCCTTGGCTCCGGCGCGCATCCGGCCGCCCGGGTCACACCCACCTCGTCATCAAAACGCCGCCGTGCCTGCGCGACGAACTACAGTGCATCGTCCGCACGATCGCGACCCGGCAAAACGTCTCCGCCACCGTCCGCTCAACCCTCCGGCTCACCTCCTCACCGCATCGACACGAGCTGCCCAGCCCGATACTGAGCCGCACGTTGACGACGAGCGACGTGCCGGAGCTCGTCACGTCCAGGTCCCCGCGGGTTATACGACCGGCGCGCCGCCGCGGTGCCTCGAACGTCAGCAGGTCCGAACGCGAGTATGGCCACGCCCTCGCGCTCGCCCGCGCCGGCCACGCCACAGCGCACGCCTGGGCATTCGCCAACCTCGCCGGCACCAAGGCCCGCGAGATCGGGCAGCTAGCTTGGCGACGCTGGTTCTGGGCACCCGCCACCACGATCGCCGCCGCCGAAAGCGGCCTCACTGAGCAGCAGGCGTGGGACCTCTTCCGCCGAGCGTCCCGGACGCAGGCCGCCCACGTCGGGAGAGACGACTGGCGCCGTAACCGCTGGTTACCTGCGCTTCGCGAGGCGGCAGAAAGTAGGCCGCGACGACGACGCCTGGGACCGCCTCAAGCCGGCGGCCACCAGAACGAACCGTCACCCCGTCAGCTACGACACGTCCGTGCCGAGCTTCAGGCGGCCGTGGACGGGCGGTTGGCGCGCGGAGCCAGCACGGCGGCACGTAACGGCACGATCGCCGGCGTACGGGTCAGCAGCCTGCGCGCCGCCCTTGACGCATTCGCGCACGCCGCCCTCGCCACCGGCGGCTCCATCTCGGTACGCCACTGGGCCGAGTGTGCAGGTCTCGACCCCAAGACCATCCGCCGTGCACGGGATGCCGCACTCAAACTGGGCATCCTTCAACTCGTGCACCACTACACCGGAGGAGAAGCAGACTGCGACGCATTCATCGTAACCGATAACGCAACGACCAAGCACAACACGGAATTAACTTCCCCCACTCTGTACACCCCCACCCGCGGCCAAGCGGACCCCCTCAGGCTGCGATCGCAGCATCAGCGCGATAGGCGCCAATTCGCGCTCAACCACAGCCTGAGGGCCACA
Protein-coding sequences here:
- a CDS encoding 3-oxoacyl-[acyl-carrier-protein] synthase III C-terminal domain-containing protein; this encodes MRWKNLHLRGIGAALGEIVAVGDLESARTLCGATSQRAVSIARDSTGMDLAVRAGRNALASMAMTTTGPLPVPDLHFHAAIWRGSRGIDFWSRAAYVRSRLGLPAGRGIASELNAMSNSLVGGIDISARVLAGSPDLDTVLLTGGETFGPPAFDHLTADHGIAYGDGGSALILGRRPGLARILATSSYTDPTLEQLHRGNHRFAPAGTTEPGIERIRERKRQYTDLVGAASVTRRNHDGIRAVIDEALNDAELDLDQLRWVLLPHYGRHLLNTHCLQPLGITDDRTLCHAGDQWGHIGPNDQIVGLAHLITRGAVVPGEHVALLGIGIGMTWTAAILRIDAVPPSLGVLAPPLRWPWRAPADAKR
- a CDS encoding cupin domain-containing protein, whose amino-acid sequence is MDFTTTPIPSAAGQLADEGETLTPILRAGIVPTRALSGGRMHLPGATTLAPQRHDTTETAIAIISGHVAVLSGNAMQAFHPQAGDMIYIPATLPYAVVNLSNNASVLAQVFRTDPGFDTDVHRMPELDHAVRDQIPDLRHAHHKALLTRRSGRARRT